One Halomonas sp. THAF5a genomic region harbors:
- a CDS encoding MATE family efflux transporter, translated as MAIGVLALLGFQLVDSAFIARLGTAPLAAQSFTFPLSFLVIGIQVGMGIAIAALISRALGAGEASRARRLGSLVLLVGTVTIALLALLLWVIQAPVFALLGADAASRALIRDYWGPQLLAAWLGAVLYFGYSLFRAHGDTWLPGKMMVITSLVNLLLDPLLIFGLGPWAGLGLPGAAWATAIAFAVGLALLALRLRDKAWLAAQGLVAELKRSLVPFVGIAGPAMISQLMPPLAAMLAISVVASLGEPQVAAWGLASRLETLSLMVVLAMTMSLPPWLGRCYGAGDWAQVHRLMRLALRVVVVWQLSLGAIMALASPWLALALSGNPEVQDDLAILIRFLLPSYAALGVCMLVVSAGNALGWPLRAMLMSGARLFLFYLPCLGLGAWLGDLAGLAMGAAIGNLLAGLAAWRLLRRILASPRRRPAD; from the coding sequence ATGGCCATCGGCGTGCTGGCGCTGCTCGGCTTCCAGCTGGTGGACAGCGCCTTCATCGCCCGCCTGGGCACGGCGCCGCTGGCCGCCCAGTCCTTCACCTTCCCGCTCTCGTTCCTGGTCATCGGCATCCAGGTGGGCATGGGGATCGCCATCGCCGCGCTGATCTCACGGGCCCTGGGTGCGGGGGAGGCGTCACGCGCCCGCCGGCTGGGCAGCCTGGTGCTGCTGGTCGGCACCGTCACCATCGCGCTGCTGGCGCTGTTGCTGTGGGTCATCCAGGCGCCGGTGTTTGCCCTGCTGGGCGCCGATGCGGCGTCGCGGGCGCTGATTCGCGACTACTGGGGCCCGCAGTTGCTCGCGGCCTGGCTCGGGGCGGTGCTCTACTTTGGCTACAGCCTGTTTCGGGCCCATGGAGATACCTGGCTGCCGGGCAAGATGATGGTGATCACGAGCCTGGTGAACCTGCTGCTCGATCCGCTGCTGATCTTCGGGCTCGGTCCCTGGGCGGGGCTGGGGCTGCCGGGGGCCGCCTGGGCGACAGCGATCGCCTTCGCCGTCGGCCTCGCGTTGCTGGCCCTGCGCCTGCGGGACAAGGCCTGGCTCGCCGCCCAGGGGCTGGTCGCGGAGCTCAAGCGCTCGCTCGTGCCCTTCGTCGGTATCGCCGGCCCGGCGATGATCAGCCAGCTCATGCCGCCGCTGGCCGCGATGCTGGCGATCTCGGTGGTCGCCTCCCTGGGCGAGCCCCAGGTGGCGGCGTGGGGCCTGGCCAGTCGTCTGGAGACGCTGTCGCTGATGGTGGTGCTGGCCATGACGATGTCGTTGCCACCCTGGCTCGGGCGCTGCTACGGGGCGGGGGACTGGGCGCAGGTGCATCGGCTGATGCGCCTGGCGCTCAGGGTGGTGGTGGTCTGGCAGCTGTCGCTGGGGGCCATCATGGCGCTGGCATCGCCGTGGCTCGCGCTGGCACTGTCCGGCAACCCCGAGGTGCAGGACGACCTGGCGATCCTGATCCGCTTCCTGCTGCCGAGCTACGCGGCGCTGGGGGTCTGCATGCTCGTGGTCTCGGCCGGCAATGCCCTGGGCTGGCCGCTGCGGGCCATGCTGATGTCCGGCGCGCGGCTCTTCCTCTTCTACCTGCCGTGCCTGGGGCTGGGCGCCTGGCTCGGTGACCTGGCGGGCCTGGCGATGGGGGCGGCCATCGGCAACCTGCTGGCGGGCCTGGCGGCCTGGCGGCTGCTGAGACGGATCCTGGCGAGCCCGCGCCGCCGGCCCGCTGATTAA
- a CDS encoding 4a-hydroxytetrahydrobiopterin dehydratase, whose product MSQLSDQTCEACRADAPQVTQAEIERYRPEIPEWRIVERDGIMKLERSFTFRDFQQALDFTNRVGEIAERAGHHPALLTEWGRVTVTWWSHEMQGLHKNDFILAARTDEVAT is encoded by the coding sequence ATGAGCCAGCTTTCCGACCAGACCTGCGAGGCCTGCCGCGCGGACGCTCCCCAGGTGACCCAGGCCGAGATCGAGCGCTACCGCCCCGAGATCCCCGAGTGGCGGATCGTCGAGCGCGATGGCATCATGAAGCTCGAGCGAAGCTTCACGTTTCGCGACTTCCAGCAGGCCCTCGACTTCACCAATCGTGTCGGCGAGATCGCCGAACGGGCCGGCCACCATCCGGCCCTGCTGACCGAATGGGGCAGGGTCACCGTGACCTGGTGGTCGCACGAGATGCAGGGCCTGCACAAGAACGATTTCATTCTTGCCGCCAGAACTGACGAGGTAGCGACGTAA
- the cfa gene encoding cyclopropane fatty acyl phospholipid synthase produces the protein MTSDTPIGPIALTDTRSRRIVERLLAGSGVTLNGDAPQDIRVLHPDVFRRLLHQGTLGLGETYMEGWWECERIDKMAHLMLLHGLGQHARTPSERLMYRLQSGFRNLQSRTRAYMVGEAHYDLGNDLFERMLDETMCYSCGYWKDAEHLGDAQRAKLELACRKLDLRPGMKVLDIGCGWGSFAEHAARHHGVSVTGITISREQAALARERCAGLPVEILLQDYRDLGGLYDRIVSIGMFEHVGHRNYATYFETVRRLLPSDGLFLLHTIGSNRSEIAADPWIHRYIFPNGTLPSAMQIARESEDHLLMEDWQNFGPDYDRTLMAWLANFDARWHEIAPRYNERTRRMFRYYLSVCAGAFRARHIQLWQVVFSRGRARRYDAPR, from the coding sequence ATGACCAGCGACACCCCGATCGGCCCGATCGCCCTGACCGACACCCGATCCCGGCGCATCGTGGAGCGCCTGCTGGCGGGCTCGGGGGTCACCTTGAACGGCGATGCCCCCCAGGACATTCGCGTGCTGCATCCCGACGTCTTCCGGCGCCTCCTGCACCAGGGCACCCTGGGCCTCGGCGAAACCTACATGGAGGGCTGGTGGGAGTGCGAGCGCATCGATAAGATGGCTCACCTCATGCTGCTGCACGGCCTGGGACAGCACGCGCGCACGCCGTCGGAAAGGCTCATGTACCGCCTGCAGTCGGGGTTTCGCAACCTGCAGAGCCGGACCCGGGCCTACATGGTCGGCGAGGCCCACTACGACCTGGGCAACGACCTCTTCGAACGCATGCTCGATGAGACCATGTGCTACTCCTGCGGCTACTGGAAGGACGCCGAGCATCTCGGTGACGCCCAGCGGGCCAAGCTCGAGCTGGCCTGCCGGAAGCTCGACCTGAGGCCGGGCATGAAGGTCCTCGACATCGGCTGCGGCTGGGGCAGTTTCGCCGAACACGCGGCCCGCCATCACGGCGTCTCGGTCACCGGCATTACCATCTCCCGGGAGCAGGCGGCGCTGGCCCGGGAACGCTGCGCGGGCCTGCCGGTCGAGATCCTGCTGCAGGACTATCGCGACCTCGGGGGCCTGTATGACCGCATCGTCTCCATCGGCATGTTCGAGCACGTGGGGCACCGCAACTACGCCACCTATTTCGAGACCGTCCGGCGCCTGCTGCCGTCGGATGGGCTCTTCCTGCTCCACACCATCGGCTCCAATCGCTCCGAGATCGCGGCAGACCCCTGGATCCATCGCTACATCTTCCCCAACGGCACCCTGCCCTCGGCCATGCAGATCGCGCGGGAGAGCGAGGATCACCTGCTCATGGAGGACTGGCAGAACTTCGGCCCGGACTACGACCGCACGCTGATGGCCTGGCTCGCCAATTTCGATGCCCGCTGGCACGAGATCGCCCCGCGCTACAACGAGCGCACCCGGCGGATGTTCCGCTACTACCTGTCGGTCTGCGCCGGCGCCTTCCGCGCCCGCCACATCCAGCTCTGGCAGGTGGTATTCTCCCGCGGCCGGGCACGACGCTACGACGCCCCCCGCTGA
- a CDS encoding sensor domain-containing diguanylate cyclase: MPSHDVLPDQPPADAPWLLELTEQLPGVIFQLHRSPGGHLHFPYLAGSGVELLGRDRRDLAKNAMPALERLAEPDYPRLMAIIERSARGGTPIATTFRLRLDGERTHWIAVRAQPREVDSGILWVGLMIDISEQRLEEDRLRRLSDTDDLTGLANRRKLMTRLDEELSLSNRHGLPLSLIMLDIDHFKSINDTWGHLQGDQVLRELACLCRNVLREEDLMARLGGEEFAVLLPLTPESHARQLAERLRQRIAEHDFGVEGGQVTVSIGVAEHRVGDTREYFLQRVDDSLYAAKHGGRNRVMAGA; this comes from the coding sequence ATGCCCTCCCATGATGTCCTGCCGGATCAACCGCCCGCAGACGCCCCCTGGCTCCTCGAGCTGACCGAGCAGCTGCCCGGGGTCATCTTCCAGCTACACCGCTCGCCGGGCGGGCACCTGCATTTTCCCTACCTGGCCGGCAGCGGCGTCGAACTACTTGGCCGCGACCGGCGGGACCTGGCCAAGAACGCCATGCCCGCCCTGGAGCGGCTGGCCGAGCCGGACTATCCGCGGCTGATGGCCATCATCGAGCGCTCGGCGCGCGGCGGGACCCCGATCGCCACCACCTTCCGGCTGCGCCTGGACGGGGAGCGCACGCACTGGATCGCCGTGCGGGCCCAGCCCCGCGAGGTCGACAGCGGTATCCTCTGGGTCGGCCTGATGATCGACATCAGCGAGCAGAGGCTCGAGGAGGACCGTCTGCGCCGGCTCTCGGACACCGACGATCTCACCGGCCTGGCCAATCGGCGCAAGCTGATGACGCGCCTCGATGAGGAGCTGTCGTTGAGCAACCGCCACGGCCTCCCCCTGTCGCTCATCATGCTGGATATCGACCACTTCAAGTCGATCAACGATACCTGGGGCCACCTGCAGGGCGATCAGGTACTGCGCGAGCTTGCCTGCCTGTGTCGGAACGTGCTGCGCGAAGAGGACCTGATGGCCCGCCTGGGCGGCGAGGAGTTCGCGGTCCTGCTGCCCCTGACGCCCGAGTCGCACGCCCGGCAGCTGGCGGAGCGTCTGCGCCAGCGGATCGCCGAGCACGACTTCGGTGTCGAGGGCGGCCAGGTCACCGTCAGCATCGGCGTCGCCGAGCACCGCGTCGGCGACACCCGCGAGTATTTCCTGCAGCGCGTCGACGACAGCCTCTATGCCGCCAAGCACGGCGGCCGCAATCGGGTGATGGCCGGCGCCTGA
- a CDS encoding D-amino acid dehydrogenase: protein MKVLILGSGVVGVTSAYYLARQGHEVTVVDRQPSPAMETSYGNAGQVSFGFSSPWAAPGIPQKALKWMFQEHAPLKIQPKMDPSMARFMTQMLGNCTPERYMVNKERMVRVAEHSRACIDALRDETGIRYEDRQRGLMQLFRHESQVEAVAKDMKVLEQCGVRHTLLGADDIAKVEPALARVPGKFVGGLHLPDDQTGDCYLFTNRLADYCREHLGVEFRFNVEIQRLKRSAGRIESVLTSEGELTADAYVVCLGSYSPFLVKDMDIRLPIYPVKGYSLTVPVTDDGGAPQSTVMDETFKVAISRFDDRIRVGGTAELASFDLSLLEKRRATIAMVVRDVFPEGGDVSRAEFWTGLRPMTPDSTPIIGATRVDNLWLNTGHGTLGWTMSCGSAQLLADLMSGKSPAIDPAGLDVSRYAA from the coding sequence ATGAAGGTTCTGATTCTCGGCAGCGGCGTCGTCGGCGTCACCAGCGCCTATTACCTGGCCCGGCAGGGCCACGAGGTCACGGTGGTGGACCGCCAGCCCTCGCCGGCGATGGAGACCAGCTACGGCAATGCCGGCCAGGTCTCCTTCGGCTTCTCCTCGCCCTGGGCGGCTCCGGGCATTCCCCAGAAGGCCCTCAAGTGGATGTTCCAGGAGCACGCCCCGCTCAAGATCCAGCCCAAGATGGACCCGAGCATGGCGCGCTTCATGACGCAGATGCTGGGCAACTGCACCCCCGAGCGCTACATGGTCAACAAGGAGCGCATGGTGCGCGTGGCCGAGCACAGCCGTGCCTGCATCGATGCCCTGCGTGACGAGACCGGCATCCGCTACGAGGATCGCCAGCGCGGCCTGATGCAGCTGTTCCGTCACGAGAGCCAGGTGGAGGCGGTGGCCAAGGACATGAAGGTCCTGGAGCAGTGTGGCGTACGCCACACGCTGCTGGGCGCCGATGATATCGCCAAGGTCGAGCCGGCGCTCGCGCGGGTGCCGGGCAAGTTCGTCGGCGGGCTGCACCTGCCCGACGACCAGACCGGGGACTGCTACCTCTTCACCAACCGCCTGGCCGACTACTGCCGGGAGCACCTGGGCGTCGAGTTCCGCTTCAACGTCGAGATCCAGCGCCTCAAGCGCAGCGCCGGGCGCATCGAGAGCGTGCTGACCAGCGAAGGCGAGCTGACCGCCGATGCCTACGTGGTCTGCCTGGGCAGCTATTCGCCGTTCCTGGTGAAGGACATGGACATTCGGCTGCCGATCTACCCGGTCAAGGGCTACAGCCTGACCGTGCCGGTCACCGACGACGGCGGTGCCCCGCAGTCCACGGTGATGGACGAGACCTTCAAGGTGGCGATCTCGCGTTTCGATGACCGCATCCGGGTGGGCGGCACCGCCGAACTCGCGTCCTTCGACCTGAGCCTGCTGGAGAAGCGCCGCGCCACCATCGCCATGGTGGTGCGTGACGTCTTCCCCGAGGGCGGCGACGTGAGCCGCGCCGAGTTCTGGACCGGCCTGCGCCCCATGACTCCGGACTCCACCCCGATCATCGGTGCGACCCGGGTCGACAACCTGTGGCTCAACACCGGCCACGGCACCCTGGGCTGGACCATGAGCTGCGGCAGCGCCCAGCTGCTGGCCGACCTGATGAGCGGCAAGTCGCCGGCCATCGATCCTGCCGGCCTGGACGTCTCGCGCTACGCGGCGTGA
- a CDS encoding ATP-dependent DNA helicase RecQ, producing the protein MIQQTLAQVFGYDDFRPGQRPVIEAIVAGRSAAAIFPTGSGKSLCYQLPALHLPHLTLVISPLLALMQDQLAFLARHGIAAASLESGQSREEAAAVMEGVKRGDIRILMVSVERLKNERFRAFIRRVPISLMVVDEAHCISEWGHNFRPDYLKLPAYRREFGIPQVLLLTATATPRVIDDMRERFEIAADDVTGTGFYRANLDLAVAPVPADQRPRRLVEWLRPKLVPSPPEPTIVYVTLQQTAERLAAYLQKAGLPATAYHAGLDAERRDAIQREFMAGHTPCIVATIAFGMGIDKADIRHVVHFDLPKSIENYSQEIGRAGRDGLPSHCLMLAGRDHLEVLENFVYGDTPEPHGIRRVIDALQAAGGEWELMLNALSRHSNIRPLPLKTLLVQLELRGIIAPRYSYFADYRFRLAEAPETLVARFQGERRAFVQAILDASSRARTWYTLDFTALEALGAERGLDARRGRVITALEYFVEKGWMTLESKQMTEVYDVLDPGADPTALTDDLTRYFRDKERAEIARLEAMLALFESDGCLSRRLADWFGDARAPARCGHCSACRGQVARLPDAARAAPPAPEALETLCAPFLERLGQAGEGHPATPDLLTRFLCGITTPLFTPLKARQLSGFAALENVPYGEVRERVAALSLA; encoded by the coding sequence ATGATCCAGCAGACCCTCGCACAGGTCTTCGGCTACGACGATTTCCGCCCCGGCCAGCGGCCGGTGATCGAGGCGATCGTGGCCGGCCGCTCGGCGGCGGCCATCTTTCCCACGGGCTCCGGCAAGTCGCTCTGCTACCAGCTGCCCGCCCTTCACCTCCCCCACCTGACGCTGGTGATCTCTCCCTTGCTGGCGCTGATGCAGGATCAGCTGGCCTTCCTGGCGCGTCACGGCATCGCCGCCGCCAGCCTCGAATCCGGCCAGAGCCGGGAGGAGGCCGCGGCGGTGATGGAGGGCGTCAAGCGCGGCGATATCCGCATCCTGATGGTCTCCGTCGAGCGCCTCAAGAACGAGCGCTTCCGGGCCTTCATCCGCCGCGTGCCGATCTCGCTGATGGTGGTCGACGAGGCGCACTGCATCTCCGAATGGGGGCACAACTTCCGGCCGGACTACCTCAAGCTGCCCGCCTATCGCCGGGAGTTCGGCATCCCGCAGGTGCTGCTGCTCACCGCCACGGCCACGCCGCGAGTGATCGATGACATGCGCGAGCGCTTCGAGATCGCGGCCGATGACGTCACCGGCACCGGCTTCTATCGCGCCAACCTCGACCTCGCGGTCGCCCCGGTGCCCGCCGACCAGCGCCCCCGCCGGCTGGTGGAGTGGCTGCGACCGAAGCTCGTGCCGAGCCCGCCCGAGCCGACCATCGTCTACGTCACCCTGCAGCAGACCGCCGAGCGCCTGGCCGCCTACCTCCAGAAGGCCGGCCTGCCCGCCACCGCCTATCACGCGGGGCTCGACGCCGAGCGACGCGATGCCATCCAGCGGGAGTTCATGGCGGGCCATACGCCCTGCATCGTCGCCACCATCGCCTTCGGCATGGGCATCGACAAGGCCGACATCCGCCACGTGGTGCACTTCGACCTGCCGAAGTCCATCGAGAACTACAGCCAGGAGATCGGCCGGGCCGGCCGGGATGGCCTGCCCTCGCACTGCCTGATGCTGGCCGGGCGCGACCATCTCGAGGTGCTGGAGAACTTCGTCTACGGCGATACGCCGGAGCCCCACGGCATCCGCCGCGTGATCGATGCCCTGCAGGCGGCCGGCGGCGAGTGGGAGCTGATGCTCAACGCCCTGTCCCGGCACAGCAATATCCGCCCCCTGCCGCTCAAGACCCTGCTGGTGCAGCTCGAGCTGCGCGGCATCATCGCCCCGCGCTACAGCTACTTCGCCGACTACCGCTTCCGGCTGGCGGAGGCGCCGGAGACGCTGGTGGCCCGCTTCCAGGGGGAGCGCCGCGCCTTCGTCCAGGCGATTCTCGACGCCTCCTCCCGGGCCCGCACCTGGTACACCCTGGACTTCACGGCCCTGGAGGCGCTGGGCGCCGAGCGTGGGCTCGATGCCCGGCGCGGACGCGTCATCACCGCCCTGGAGTACTTCGTCGAGAAGGGCTGGATGACGCTGGAGAGCAAGCAGATGACCGAGGTCTACGACGTGCTCGACCCCGGGGCCGACCCGACGGCCCTCACCGATGACCTGACCCGCTATTTCCGCGACAAGGAGCGCGCCGAGATCGCGCGGCTCGAGGCCATGCTGGCCCTCTTCGAGAGCGACGGCTGCCTCAGCCGACGCCTGGCCGACTGGTTCGGCGACGCCCGGGCGCCGGCCCGCTGCGGCCACTGCTCGGCCTGTCGCGGCCAGGTGGCCAGGCTGCCCGACGCCGCCAGGGCTGCGCCGCCGGCGCCTGAGGCGCTCGAGACGCTCTGCGCTCCCTTCCTTGAGCGACTCGGCCAGGCCGGCGAGGGCCATCCGGCCACGCCGGACCTGCTGACGCGCTTCCTCTGCGGGATCACCACGCCGCTCTTCACCCCGCTCAAGGCGCGCCAGCTGTCCGGCTTCGCCGCCCTCGAGAACGTGCCCTATGGCGAGGTGCGCGAACGGGTCGCCGCCCTGTCCCTCGCCTGA
- a CDS encoding bifunctional diguanylate cyclase/phosphodiesterase, which produces MSGRDTRIGKWLAGRWRQARAGWCAFCERASRDDVDRVRRQYLESEQRFRALLESLPRVAVQGYDRHRRVIYWNDASHRLYGYAPDEAQGRLLEDLIIPAPMREPVILAHRAWVEQGVEIPADELELQHKSGEPVSVFSHHVMLNEHTDDPLMFCVDVDLSDQKRAHRELEFAQRFDALTHLPNRQTFESQLDELLAHSRSQDSVLALVYLDIDRFVEINDALGYEHGDRLLLELSRRLHRIKGGVDLLGRLSSDEFIIAFPGVRREEVAAQLVQRVQQALRAPFVIDGTRRQVTACLGISCYPDNGETARELVHHADVAKNRAKLDGRGSVWFFDQRLHDDLLHQHRLVERLERALDRDELTLHYQPQVSADSGEIKHLEALLRWQPAEGASISPAEFIPLAEQSDLIHRLGDWVMEVACRHRARWREAGLPLGRIDINFSGRQMSRPDLFARFEACLARHGLGAGHIGIELTEHVLIEADNSILEELRRLHRLGYHIAIDDFGTGYSSLSYLKHFPITALKIDRAFVRDAPELPDDQAILEAAVFIGHRLGLEVVAEGVETPEQLALVQSMHCDLIQGFHFFRPMPAARIERLLTERVEAQEGRPG; this is translated from the coding sequence ATGAGCGGTCGTGATACCCGCATAGGGAAATGGCTGGCCGGTCGCTGGCGGCAGGCAAGGGCCGGATGGTGCGCCTTCTGCGAACGCGCCTCCCGGGACGACGTGGATCGTGTGCGCCGCCAGTACCTGGAGAGCGAGCAGCGCTTTCGGGCGCTGCTCGAGAGCCTTCCTCGTGTCGCCGTGCAGGGCTACGATCGCCATCGTCGGGTGATCTACTGGAACGATGCCAGCCACCGGCTCTACGGCTATGCCCCGGACGAGGCCCAGGGCCGTCTGCTCGAGGACCTGATCATTCCCGCTCCCATGCGAGAGCCCGTGATCCTGGCGCATCGCGCCTGGGTCGAGCAGGGCGTCGAGATCCCCGCCGATGAGCTCGAGCTCCAGCACAAGAGCGGGGAGCCGGTATCGGTGTTCTCGCACCATGTGATGCTCAATGAGCACACCGACGACCCCCTGATGTTCTGCGTCGACGTGGATCTCTCGGATCAGAAGCGCGCCCATCGCGAACTGGAGTTCGCCCAGCGCTTCGATGCCCTGACGCACCTGCCCAATCGCCAAACCTTCGAGTCACAGCTCGATGAGCTCCTGGCTCACTCTCGAAGCCAGGACAGCGTGCTGGCGCTGGTCTACCTGGACATCGACCGTTTCGTCGAGATCAACGACGCCCTCGGCTACGAGCACGGTGATCGCCTGTTGCTCGAGCTGAGCCGTCGCCTGCATCGCATCAAGGGAGGCGTCGACCTGTTGGGGCGCCTCTCCAGCGACGAGTTCATCATCGCCTTCCCGGGCGTGCGTCGCGAGGAGGTCGCGGCGCAGCTGGTACAGAGGGTCCAGCAGGCCCTGCGGGCTCCCTTCGTGATCGACGGAACGCGCCGCCAGGTCACGGCCTGTCTCGGGATCAGCTGCTATCCCGACAACGGCGAAACGGCGCGGGAACTGGTTCATCACGCGGATGTGGCCAAGAATCGGGCCAAGCTCGACGGCCGCGGAAGCGTCTGGTTCTTCGATCAGCGCCTGCACGACGACCTGCTTCACCAGCATCGGCTCGTCGAGCGCCTGGAGCGGGCGCTCGACCGCGACGAGCTCACCCTGCACTATCAGCCCCAGGTGTCGGCAGACAGCGGGGAGATCAAGCATCTCGAGGCACTGCTGCGCTGGCAGCCGGCAGAGGGCGCGTCCATCTCGCCAGCCGAATTCATCCCCCTGGCCGAGCAGTCCGACCTGATCCACCGCCTCGGCGACTGGGTCATGGAGGTCGCGTGCCGCCATCGGGCCCGGTGGCGAGAGGCCGGCCTGCCGCTGGGGCGCATCGATATCAACTTCTCGGGACGGCAGATGAGCCGCCCCGATCTCTTCGCGCGCTTCGAGGCCTGCCTGGCCCGTCACGGCCTGGGGGCGGGGCATATCGGCATCGAGCTGACCGAGCATGTGCTGATCGAGGCCGACAACAGCATCCTCGAGGAGTTGCGCCGGCTTCACCGCCTGGGCTATCACATCGCCATCGATGACTTCGGCACCGGCTACTCGTCGCTGAGCTACCTCAAGCACTTCCCGATCACCGCGCTCAAGATCGACCGCGCCTTCGTTCGAGATGCCCCGGAACTCCCCGATGATCAGGCCATACTGGAGGCCGCGGTCTTCATCGGTCATCGGCTGGGACTCGAGGTGGTGGCCGAGGGGGTCGAGACGCCCGAGCAGCTGGCACTGGTCCAGTCGATGCACTGCGACCTGATTCAGGGATTCCATTTCTTCCGCCCCATGCCCGCCGCACGGATCGAGCGTCTCCTGACCGAGCGGGTCGAGGCACAGGAGGGGAGGCCGGGCTGA
- a CDS encoding amino acid aminotransferase, which yields MFDNIERVPGDAILGLIEAFKKDTNPQKVDLGVGVYKDDQGNTPVMRAVKEAEALLLKNETTKTYIGSHGAPAYGQAVLPLVLGEGSPVLETGRASATQSPGGTGALRLAADFIAKQLPGKDIWVSDPTWPNHLGIFPAAGLTLHKYPYVDAENRLDFDGMLGALKQIPEGDVVLLHACCHNPTGFDLSQDQWKQVMEVLKERQLLPLVDFAYQGFGEGLDEDAFAPRLLAEHLDEVIITSSCSKNFGIYCERTGCLIMVAKNAEQMENVRSQVAIVARENYSNPPAHGGAIVSEILHSDELTALWREELTEMRDRINTLRRDFVEALKPYGLDEKYAHVAEQRGMFSYTGLTPEQVDRLRDEFSIYMVRSGRANVAGFSHENLPYLAKAIAAVN from the coding sequence ATGTTCGACAACATTGAGCGGGTTCCCGGGGACGCCATCCTCGGTCTGATCGAGGCCTTCAAGAAGGACACCAATCCCCAGAAGGTCGATCTCGGCGTGGGCGTCTACAAGGACGACCAGGGCAACACCCCGGTGATGCGCGCCGTGAAGGAAGCCGAGGCCCTGCTGCTCAAGAACGAGACCACCAAGACCTACATCGGCTCGCACGGCGCGCCGGCGTATGGCCAGGCGGTGCTGCCTCTGGTGCTGGGCGAGGGCTCGCCGGTGCTCGAGACCGGTCGCGCCAGCGCCACCCAGTCCCCCGGCGGCACCGGCGCCCTGCGCCTGGCGGCGGACTTCATCGCCAAGCAGCTTCCCGGCAAGGACATCTGGGTCAGCGACCCGACCTGGCCGAACCACCTCGGCATCTTCCCGGCCGCCGGCCTGACCCTGCACAAGTACCCCTACGTCGACGCCGAGAACCGCCTGGACTTCGACGGCATGCTCGGCGCCCTGAAGCAGATCCCGGAAGGCGACGTGGTGCTGCTGCACGCCTGCTGCCACAACCCGACCGGTTTCGACCTGTCCCAGGATCAGTGGAAGCAGGTGATGGAAGTGCTCAAGGAGCGCCAGCTGCTGCCGCTGGTCGATTTCGCCTACCAGGGCTTCGGTGAGGGCCTGGACGAGGACGCCTTCGCGCCGCGCCTGCTGGCCGAGCACCTCGACGAGGTGATCATCACCAGCTCCTGCTCCAAGAACTTCGGCATCTACTGCGAGCGGACCGGCTGTTTGATCATGGTCGCCAAGAACGCCGAGCAGATGGAGAACGTGCGCTCCCAGGTGGCCATCGTCGCCCGCGAGAACTACTCCAACCCGCCGGCCCACGGCGGCGCCATCGTCTCCGAGATCCTGCACTCCGACGAGCTGACCGCCCTCTGGCGCGAGGAGCTCACCGAGATGCGCGACCGCATCAACACCCTGCGCCGCGATTTCGTCGAGGCCCTGAAGCCGTACGGCCTGGACGAGAAGTACGCCCACGTGGCCGAGCAGCGCGGCATGTTCTCCTACACCGGCCTCACACCGGAACAGGTAGACCGCCTGCGCGACGAGTTCAGCATCTACATGGTGCGCTCCGGCCGCGCCAACGTGGCCGGCTTCTCCCACGAGAACCTGCCCTACCTGGCCAAGGCGATCGCCGCGGTCAACTGA